From Anolis carolinensis isolate JA03-04 unplaced genomic scaffold, rAnoCar3.1.pri scaffold_8, whole genome shotgun sequence, a single genomic window includes:
- the nkx3-1 gene encoding homeobox protein Nkx-3.1, protein MTAAGPRHGEAGGSRSKPLTSFLIQDILCLGGHRAGLGCPPEEDGRAGAPLEAAPEAREASESHAPDPPVETPGNSPRSYPRPPKQQKRSRAAFSHSQVIELERKFSHQKYLSAPERSHLARHLKLTETQVKIWFQNRRYKTKRKQLASELGGFEKNSAIPTYKDTTFSRAALALSVYHSYQYHPYLYCLNGWTPVFW, encoded by the exons ATGACCGCAGCCGGGCCCCGCCATGGAGAGGCTGGCGGATCCCGCTCCAAGCCGCTCACCTCTTTCCTCATCCAGGACATCCTGTGCCTCGGGGGCCATCGAGCCGGGCTTGGGTGTCCCCCCGAGGAAGACGGCAGAGCGGGTGCCCCCCTTGAAGCCGCCCCCGAAGCTCGGGAGGCATCGGAGAGCCACGCTCCAG ATCCTCCTGTGGAAACCCCCGGGAACTCTCCCAGGTCCTACCCGCGGCCTCCGAAGCAGCAGAAGCGCTCACGGGCGGCCTTTTCCCACTCGCAGGTCATCGAACTGGAGCGGAAGTTCAGCCACCAGAAGTACCTGTCTGCCCCGGAGCGCTCTCACTTGGCCCGCCACCTCAAACTCACCGAAACCCAAGTGAAAATCTGGTTCCAGAACCGAAGGTATAAGACCAAGCGGAAGCAGCTGGCCTCGGAGCTCGGCGGGTTTGAGAAAAACTCTGCCATCCCAACATACAAAGACACCACCTTCTCCCGAGCAGCCTTGGCCCTGTCGGTGTACCACAGCTACCAATACCATCCTTATTTATACTGTCTCAATGGCTGGACTCCTGTTTTTTGGTAA